CCTCGAGCGTGCTGGGGTGGAGATCGTCAACCTCATCGAAGACGCCAAGTCCACCGACAACATCGTGGAATTCCGCCAGGCTGCCGTGGAGGACACGGCGCATTCCCAGGTGAAAGGCCGCTCGCGCGGTCAGCGCGGCTGAGTTAAGATCACGCGGCACCCCACCTGCCAACGATGAAGCTCGAAAGCCATTTGCCGAGGCAAAGTCCCTGGCTCTACATCACGCCGCTGCTGAATGCCATTCTGCTGCTGCTGGTGTATTATTTGTTCAGCAGCGGTTTTGTCATTCAGTCCGGCATCACGGTGGAAAAGCCGCGTTCCTCCAGCCGCCTCACGGGTTTCGATCGCGCGCACATCATCACCATCGCCCCCGGCAATGAGGTGCCCATGTACTTCGATGGTCGCCGGGTCAATTTTGAAGAGCTCACCCAGCGCCTTGTGGATGGTCGGGCAGGGGAGCGCCGCGTCATCATCCACCATGATCGCCAGGCCCCCAGCGGCCGCGTGGTGGAGGTCATCAATCTGGCGCAGGAGCTCGGCTTCGAAGCCGCCCTTTCCACCACCCCCACGCCCGCGCCCCTGGTGCCATGAAGCACGAACGCGCCCTCATCTTTGACTGGGATTCGCACGATGGCAGCATCGTCCGCATGGGGCTGGCCCTCCTGGTCACCCTCGCCGCCCTGGTGGGCATGTTCATCGTCTTTCGCGTGGTCACGCCTGAGTCACGGCCGGTGGATGTTCGCCCCCAGCGTGTGCTCCTGCTGAACCCGAACGAGCCTGCCGAGCGCGCTCTCATTCATCAGGCCATGGACCGTAGCTTTGGCCTGCTGCCCTCAGAGACCTCCATCACCGGCCCGCTGAAGTCCCTGCGGATGCCTTCCTACTCTCCCAGTTATGCCAAACATGAGCTGCGGCTGAAGCCCGTGCCCTCCGGCCTCGCCGCCAGCAGCCAGGTACGCCCCTTTGCCCTGGACATGGATGTGCTGCCACCGCTGCCCGCCGCCCAGCCCCGGACGGCCGATGCCCCACCTGCTGCGCCCTCCGTCCTCCGCGCCGTCCCGGAAGGCCCCGTGGCCGCCCGCGCTCCCGCCCGGCTGGACATCCCCGGTGTGCCCCTGGCAGACATCACCCGCCCTCGTTTCCAGATCGCCATTGGCCGTCTCGGCCAGGTCATCGTGGCCCTGCCACTCAGCGCCTCCGATGATGTGGAGATTAACCAAAAGCTCCACCACGCCATCACCCAGATGCGCTTTGCGCCGGCGGACAAGGAAATGGAGTGGGGCCAGGTCTCCTTCCGTTGGGAGGTGAAGGCCCCATGATCGGCATCGGTCTCGCCCAGCTCATCATGCTGGTCATGCTCATCGGTGTCTCCAGCGTCTGCGCCCTCTGGTTTTACACCTTCTGGAGCGAACGCCGCCGCGAGTTGAAACGCCGCCGCATCGCCATCCTCTGCCGCATCTGTGGCTGCACCTACGCCATCCCAAAAAAGGGCAGCAGCATCACCGTCTGCCCCTCCTGCGGCAGCAAAAACGAACGCGGCGGCCTGCCTCCCATTTAGAGGAAGGGGACAGCTCTTCGCCAAAGACGGGTCTTTGCGCCCCTAACAAAAAAGACCCGGCCTCCGGGGGCCGGGTCTTCGCGAAATCCTTCTCCTCAGCCAGCTTATCGCTGGATCAGGTTTTCATTGTTCTCGAGCTGGAATCGCTCTTCCTTGATGGTCTCCGCGCTGCCATCCATCCGCACCACGCAGCGG
This sequence is a window from Prosthecobacter algae. Protein-coding genes within it:
- a CDS encoding biopolymer transporter ExbD: MKLESHLPRQSPWLYITPLLNAILLLLVYYLFSSGFVIQSGITVEKPRSSSRLTGFDRAHIITIAPGNEVPMYFDGRRVNFEELTQRLVDGRAGERRVIIHHDRQAPSGRVVEVINLAQELGFEAALSTTPTPAPLVP